cgactaatctttTCAATAGTctgtgactagtcgactattaaaatagtctttagttgcagccctattatgttatgttatgtattTTCTGCAATAAATTGTCTTTTGTGTTCAATAGCATCATGTTGATGGCAGAAGGGACATCATCATTAGTTGCTTAGTTGAGTATCTTGGAGAGAGTGGAGAGGAGCTGATCAAAGACTATAAGGTACCTGATGATATATCATTATAATGAACATGTATAGATACTTTATCATACATTCCTACCAACCTGTAACTCtactttccccccaaaatgcaccagactgatgcgtttaaatataaaatgtccaatAATTTTGTTCTGGGGGGGCATGTCCCTGGACCCCCCTAGAGTACTTTAATACTTATCATCttttttacctcagagaaatctcaacacccacacttttaaacactgtgtATGTGAACGGGTCATTccaaatttttcagaaacaagaatACTGACCTTAAAACCAATCAAAACCCCAATAGTGActgcatgtaaacaatgtgtgcaCACACCCCTCCCGGGCGATAATTTTCAGTCAGATGAGAATTTTTTGCTTCGATCCCTGCTCAAGACGCATATTTTTCATATCAGGCTTTTAACTGATGCTTTTACCCTCAAATCTCATGAGAATTCATCTTGCAGCGCAATGTTACCAGCCTGAGAGGCTGGAGTGCTCTGCACCTCTGTGCCCTGACCATGGTGGTCACTGTAGCAGCGCTCATTGTGGTCGTGGGTGTTGATTCCTCTCAGTCTTGATGGCCCAAAAAAGTGTTTTTCTTTGGGATTTCAGGGTCAGACCTGTGAAGCACATAGTGTAACTTTGCATTTAAAAAGTGCCATGTGAATATTATTTGATTTGAGTATAcctcttttattttaatattttttttcttaactgcttcTTTTACTTGGAATCTGTTGCTAGTTATTCATAATTGTGGCTTTTTTTCCCCTCAGGATGTCAACCAAGAAGCGGCGAAAGAGGACTGCAATGAGCACTTGATGAAGGTTGCTGTTATCCATCCCAGTGTGGCACAGGACAACCAAGATCCAGTGTACGTGTGTGTCATTATTGAGGGACTTGAGGTTTTGCAGGACTGCAAAACTGTGACAAACGCTTGCCTCCTCCTCATGGGAGTCATCTATGCTGTCAATTTAAGTTATCCACAGAAACTGAAATATACTTTTGAAGCATTTCAGAAGCTTTTCCTTGAGCTTGACAGCCTGAGAATGTCAGCAAAGGTCCAGTCTCTGCACAAAAAACTTCTACAGTGAGTGGTCAAGTGTTAATTGTGCTTTTGTTCAGCACAAATAATGTTTACGTTTGTCAGTGATTTCACATGTTGGCCAGTTTTATAAGCTCTTACTGTTATGGTCATCCTATTAGCAAAGGTGCAGTCTCCATGAGAAACTTTGTGAGTTTTATTGCATTTGTATTTGTGCTTTTGTCCAGCACAAACAATTTGTTGTCATTTTATGTCAGTTATCTGACAGTTATTTCAAGTGTTGCTTTTTGAAATTCTAAACTGCGGTTTATATCAATCTCTACCTTTATGCAGTTTTTTACACATTGGTCACTGTATTGAAATTTAAGAAGGTTTATGGGCATGCATGTGCAATGTTATATAGATATTTTTAATATCTACACTTTCtaacattaaataaaaatgtcattCAAATATCCCTTGTGTGCAAATTTTTGTTTTGGGGAAATATTTATTTAATAGAATAGTAAAAAAATTTACTTCAATTTATATTAACAAATACATTATTAATACATATTACTTTATAATTTCATAGAATATAACAAAGAAAAGTGGagtaaaaaacacaaagaaacatCAGCAACTTTTACTTGGGTTTTGTAATTACAAGCAATGGTAAGGTGAGTAAAAATTACAAACTGTATGTAAGTATGGCTTGTAACATTTACTTAGGTCTTTTTCATAAAAAATACTTGGTTCTAGAAAGTATATATTACTTAAAAATAGCCTGAGTAAAATTTACAAGCATTTTATGTGTGTAAATACTGTCCTTACTTTTTTTAAGTAAATGCCACTCCAAATTTATTTCAGTGCAGCCTCCCAGAAATGAGTGCATCAGCAGGCCCTGCAGATCTATATGACGGGAATTAAACGGCATAATCAAATTGTTTGTGCAACCATTTAGCATCTCCTTCCCTTGCTGCCGGGAGCCAAACTGACCACTGGAGACTGGCCATCCGCAGCAGCAACAAAGTAGGGCAATAACTAACGGCGATTAGAGGAATATTGATGGCCTGTGACACACAGCATCCTGAAAAATGCTATTTGGTCAAATAGCTGCAATAATTAAGTATATGAGGGTCAGTCAATTTTATCTGCTGCTTTTATTTGGATTGATTATTTCGTAAACTGGCCAGGCTTCAGAGGACATTATTGCTGAGTGGGGTGTTGATTTCATAGCGCAGGTGCTTTGGCCAACTCACACAGCAGCTCTGgagagtaaacacacacacagctcccaATATTCCCAACACGAGcgcaagggatgagccaggaacGGGAGGAAATACTCCAAATGCAGCTGGAGTTTAAAGGATAAAGGATGCGGTCTCATCATTTCTCCCAGCTGATGTTTTGCCCCTTtgcatgtaccccccccccccccccccccccccacacacacacacacacacacacacacacagaccgttTAATAAACGTTCGCTGAAAGCATAAAGACTTAGTTGTGGCTGCGTGAGACCTTGGAGCTGTTAATGTGATGCAGTGGTTAAAAATAAACCGGGCCATTTAGAGGCTTCTCTCCCCGcttgattgattgaacattaaCCTGCCGGATCTGGGATATTTCTTATTAACCACAGGTGGCACCGACTTAACCGAGCATGAGGGAAGCGGGGAGATCCGAACGGGCCGGCGTCGACTCGACCTGCTGGACATCGTTTCAACGGATGCTCAGATCCAGCGAGAGATGTCTTCTGAACGAAATGTCCATCTCTGGTGATGTGGTTGAGTTGaagattacccccccccccccccacacacacacacacacacacacacacacacacttccaccaTATCAAGCAGAACACTGTGGGAATTGCCATGACCTAATGTGTGGCTTATCTCACGTTCGACTCTCACGGAGGAAACCACTTTCCTCTGGTCTGAAAACAGCGACTGAAGCAGCGAGAGGGGTGGGCGGCAGATCCGCTATCCTGCTCCAGCAGATAGAAGCCCCAACATCCCATAAAGCAAAACAAACCGTCTGCTGGACTTTTCCCGTTTTCCCACAAACTTATCAAACTGCAGTGATGCTGAATATTCACCGGAGCAGCTTTGATGTGGGTGGTCAGCATGCACAACGCTCCTCAATCTGACTGGCAGAGCACCGGAGCGGCGCTGAAACGGTGACGCTGTCCTCGCCGTCACCCCGGGAGACTTCTGTTTTTGTGCCCAGGGAGCCTTTTCTGAGAAAATcgacacagtaaataacctttcAGCCGTTTCCCTTATGAATAATGAACACAGAAGGTGATGGATAGCTTTCAAAAGAATAAAGAATCGACTGCTTCGGGGTTCAGCTGTCAACGCTAATGTGTGGCTTTGGGTCTCACGGCGGCACACAGGTGCCCTTTTCACTTGCAGGCCAAAAATGACAAATGAAATTAACTCGAGACATCTCTCTGCTTCACATGTGGAATCAGACGCACCTGACAAGCGGCTGAAGGGCTTCTCCGAGCCACTCTGACACTGCAGCCCGACATCCTAATATCAATATCTTGTTGTGCAGCCGTAGAATAACCCCCGCCTGACCAGAACACTTTGACTCTGTGAGAAAGAAAACGAGTATGTGTCAGAGGTTGTGGGACTGGAGGCTAGATTGTGATTAGGAAACAGAATCTGTGAGATGACATTAACAGAGAGCGTCCCCAACTGTGTGTGTCTAAGCCCCAGAGCAGACAGGCCTGTCTAAGGTTACCGGCCGTAATTCTGATGGTGAAAGCGCCACAATCAGCCTACTTAATCTCAAAGCACTTCTTTAAACCCAGAGAAAGGCGATCTGTCTCCATTCTACTGTACACAACAAGGAAATGTGATTCATCTTAAAGCGGAGATGCACATTAAATTAAATTTGCCTTTTGGGGTAAGGAGGAGAACCCGTGACACCGGGTTTGTCTGGAACAACAAAAAAGGTGCTTGTGCTTCGTCCAGAGAGAGCTAGGCACAGGAAGCTACTCCGAGCTGAAAGAACAAACCCTGCTCttcaaaatgtataaagaattagCATCAAAATGGGCTAAATGTCTGTCCTGCAGTAAAAGCCTGGTTAGAACAGCCATGCCCGTTCCGGTGGCGATGCTAAACAAAGAGGTGCGGATAGGTGTGCATGCATCAGCGTCCCTGATGGTTCCCATTTAGCACAGAAGGAAACCGAGAGCTGGGGCTATTCTGCAAGCAGATGACCCAAAAACCTTGAGATTGTTGATTCAGGTCCACCAGGAGCCCGTGTCAGGGCCACCCGGTCGTCTCGGTTCCTCTTTTGACAGAAAACGTCCTGAAAGGCTATTTGGACCTGTGTCGCTGCTTCTCACCACACAGAAGGCGAACACGAGATGAGATAGATGACCCTGGTCGTCGACACTCTGCTGCACAatcaaaataaagcaaaaaaaacttaaaaacctGATGATTCAAGAGTAGAATTTGAGTTTCTCATGCTAAGGTCAGAGATGTTTGGGAAAATCTGACATATCCTTGTGGCTTGAGCTTAAACTCCTGCTCTGGTTTTGTACTGAGAAGATCAGGTGTTCCATGCAAAACACACGAAAGTACAGATTAAAAGCTGAATTAAAGAAACAAAACATTAGAGTAGGTGAAcagttgtttaatcaatacatttgcagtggtctctagtaggaatgaatgccttataatCATTctctggggtggggggggggggggggggggggaccagaaGCGCCTGAATCAGCACAGACACTTTAACTGGAGAAGAGAGTAGaaaatctctcctctgattggctaacagcaacacgactaccactgactctgcgtgctctgcaacgttgatgctttatctctgaaaataacacaagtctggaggagttctgctgtgtggtggagttgctaatgctaacagttagcttagattagccgagacgttctctgctgtttcctggacacacacacacacacacacaaaacaccagCCGTCTACGTTACGGGTCAAGATGGGGAAATCCACGAATGTTAGGCACGTTCACATGCACACCTGAAAACCGAACTGTTGCCCTAAATagactcatggacgtaattttcgctttagaagtgggggggggggacacggggggggggggggtatatctTTACAGTacactctaatgggaaacaggcttcaacacaaacggttgttttctgcttggtcctaaagCTCAACCAGTCAGTTTAacatagcgtaatgttgtttttggatggtaaaaagtgcaggggtcaaaacttgactttggaaaaagtggggggggacatgtcccccccccccccccccccccaaaaaaaaaaaattacgtccatgaataGACTAATGATGTTTTTTGATTGCAGAAAAACACGTTAGTCTTGCTGCAGGTGAACTGGCTGTAATCATGCTGAAGCACCTGGAAATTGCAGTAGGTACCCGACttcatctgcatgtaaacggcTCAGTCACACTGATACTGGTTAGACCGCAGAAGCAGTCATCTGATAATGTCATCGCCATTATAGACATCATATACATAGACCAACTGCCATAGTGGCCAaatgccatcttggatgggtctctatTCGTCCCCAGTGTATTCCTTTCCACCGAGAAAGGTGCTTACCAAACTaaaaaaaactcattttaaaatgtttttttttttcacaaaatcagacatctggtatggcatgatagttcaaataaaaatgtaataacatacaataaataaaaaagtttaaTATAAAATCTCTACAGGTAGACTAGAAGAGTCCCACGTGATCTGATTTCAGTAGTAGGATGCACCAAAAGGGGCGTAGCTGTTCTCTCTCTGTCGACtctagttgggtttggagagtgagggactCATCCAATTTGGCGGTGATCCTGTtatgctctccagcgcccaatggggtgTCTACGTATTCACGTCTATGGTCACCACAAAGTAACACATGTAACAGCATCAAACAGCGCAGCACGTACCATATCAGCAGCGGTGTTGTCCATTCCTTCGGCCATTGTACGTATCCTGTTTGTACTCCACCTGCTTCACTCCCCCCAGCATCTGTttactacactcaacaaaaatataaacgcaacacctttgtttctgctcagatttttcatgagatggacttaaagatctaaaattcattccagatacacaatactaccatttctctcaaacattgttcacaaatcagtctaaatgtgtgatagtgagcacttctgctttgctgacctcacaggtgtgccacatcaagatgctgatctgacatcatgagtagtgcacaggtgtaccttatactgcccacaataaaaggccaccctggaatgtgcagtttttttttttttttgctttattgggggtctggggactcagaactggtgtgaccaccatttgcctcatgcagtgcaacacatcttcttcgcatagagtttatcagattgtcagttatggcctgtggaatgttggtccactcctcttcaatggctgtgcgaagttgttggatattagtgggaactggtacacgctgttgtatacgccggtcaagcacatcccaaacatgctcaacgggtgacatgtccggtgagtatgctggccatgcaagaactgggacattttcagcttccaagaactgtgtacagatccttgcaacatggagccgtgcattatcttgctgaaacatgaggtgatgttcatggatgtacggcacaacaatgggcctcaggatctcatcacggtatctctgtgcattcaaaatgccatcaataaaatgcacctgtattcttcgtccataacagatgcctgcccataccataaccccaccaccaccatgggccactcgatccacaacattgacatcagtaaaGCGCTCACCCGCACGACGCCACAcacactgtctgccatctgccctgaacaatgtaaaccgagattcatccgtgaagagaacacctctccaacgtgccagatgccattgaatgtgagcatttgcccacccaagtctgttacggcgacgagctggagtcaggtcaagaccccgatgaggacgacgagcatgcagttgagcttccctgagacggtttctgacagtttgtgcagaaattgtttggttatgcaaaccaattgtttcagcagctgtccgaGTGGCTGATCTCAGACGATCTCCGAGGCGAacttgctggatgtggaggtcctaggctggtgtggttacacgtcgtctgcggttgtgaggccagttagatgtactgccatattctctgaaacacctttggagacagcttatggtggagaaacgaACATTCAATACAaatgcaacagatctggttgacattcctgctgccagcatgccaattgcacgctccctcaatgcttgtggcatctgtggcattttgctgtgagacaaagctgcacattccagggtggccttttattgtgggcagtataaagtacacctgtgcactactcatgatgtcggatcagcatcttgatgtggcacacctgtgatgtTGGATGGATTATcttagcaaagcagaagtgctcactatcacacatttagatggatttgtgaacaacgtttgagagaaatggtaatattgtgtacctggaatgaattttacatctttaagtccatctcatgaaaaatcgggccTGAAACaatggtgttgcgtttatatttttgttgagtgtatctgTGTTGCTATAAACTAACCAGTAATGCTGACTCGAAAGGgcacatgtcgccacctactgtaccggagtggaacgaACTTCGTTTGAGGGTTTGGTATTCTAACGTACCTGTAAACTAGAATAAAGGCTTCTAGTTCATTGCTTTAGAACGGCCTAGATTAACTTAGTTAAATGCATtgtgacgtagacctgtcaggcttttctaatcctggagtttctatcagaagctaatgcaggagataggtgtaggagactattttcacgttcagcctgagtGAAACAAATACTGACCGATTatagtcagaaataatcattaaattttgttttcagtgaactacacctttaagaAGCGAAGTCATGAGGAGAATTTTTAGACACTCCTCGTTAAAGTAAAAACAAACCACACGGGTGTGTTACATATAGGCACCTCTGTCTAGTTCCTTCACCCCATGAGTGACAGTTGGGCAGGTGTGCCAGATCTGGGCACAGTAAGCAGCGCCTGGGTCTCCTTTGTTCTCAGCGGGGCTTTGACCTCCCTGAGTCGGGCCAGAACCCTCAGCGGGGAGTCCAGGATGGGCCTCAGGCTACGGTTTGTATCGACTCAGGAGGGCCGACAGCTCCAGAGATTCTCCTGCTGCAGCTTCATCTCAGCTGGACCTGCACACACGGGGACACAGAGCTGATCTCAACAATCagtcaggaagtgtgtgtgtgtgtgtgtgtgtgtgctgcttctaTACTAAACACAAAAATCCACTTGCTGTCTGTTATGAATGTTTAGATTTACTAGTACTGTAAATTGTAATGAAATGGTCAATATAAAGCAGAATTACAGCAATTAAGGGACCATGTTTTAAAATTAACTGAAAATTTTGATTTTTGGGGAGGATTTGGACATTTGGCCAAAAAGAATTTTTAAAACGAGTCAACTCTCATGAAGATAAACGATGAAATGATGTAGCAGCAGCTCACGCAGCCCTGAGTTAAAGCCAACCCTTTAATGAACCTTCAAGTGTACAGTGAGTGGACAGGAGTGGCTTACAGCTAAAGACGGTAATGCTTCCAGGCTGATGGGCCCCATCCTCCTCAGCGACTCAGCCATCAAGGCATTTAGGCTCAACGAGGAAAAAAAAGATGCTGATAATAAATCCAGTTTTCCATTTGGGAATGTCTGTTAGAAAAGCACGTCTCTGAACTCTGGAAGCTCCTGAAGTCGAGAGTACAGAGACCTGcaactgcagctgcagcagcgGGGCCGACCGGGACAGCACCGCTCtcagtctgagtgtgtgtgtgtgtgtgtgtgtgtgtgtgtgtgtgtgtgtgtgtgtgtgtgtgtgtgtgtgtgttataaagcGAGAAAAAAAGCCCCTGCTGGGAGCCACAGTGGAAGAGATCAATCGTACACATTCCTGCCACCTGAGATTCAAGTGTTTCTGTATTACTGCACAGCTCAAATCGATACTACAGCAAGGATCCAGGAGGCAGGAAGCCCAGTCGGCGGGAGAGGTGCTGCTTCTGCAGGATGGTTCTGATCCACAACCGTGTGCAGCTCACGCCATCAGGAGTTAAATCACAAACCTTAACATAACGTATTCTAGCCAAATtatcattattaatattattagtgttgatataattaataataataatataataacaataataacaattaataataatataataatataataataaaataatacaatcaataatataataataatataataataataataataataacaattaataataatataataatataataataaaataatacaatcaataatataataataataatataatgataacaaataataataataataataatagagaggattatttgtaattcaaGCAGTGAAAATGCTTCAAACCCAGCTGATTATTTTGTTCCCATTAGTCAGGAATGTGGATCCGTTTTGTTTTCCTTTCTGTTTTTGGAGGAATCTCTCAGGAAGCCGCGGCGCTGCACAAACACAGCTCAGGGGACCAGATGTGACTGTAAAAAGGAAAGCAGGCACTGTGGGCAAGGATCATTTAGCTTGGACGTATTGAAATCTAAAACGTAAATATTGAGGATTTTGGCCTTCGTGGAGAGACGGGAGCGCCGAGGATGCTGGACGAGAAGAGACAAACAGATCCTGGATTGCAGGATGTGCAGCGATGTGTTAAATTAAAAGCAGCTGTTGAAATACAAAAGAGGGGGGGAAAAAATCAGTTTTCAAAAAAGGCAAACATGTTCGAGTCCGTCGAGATCTTTATTCAGCAATTTGACAACTTGTTTTAAACCTTTGTGAACCGCTCGGTTCATTtgcatttacatttatttatagaaaaaaaaaactgtgtgaTATTTTCTCCTTTAAGCTGctttaaaaaaactgaattatTTATAATTACAGCCCTATTTAGAAATACATGAACagatctgcaaaaaaaaaatcctccaatGAAGACGTTTTATGCTTTAACTTTAACCATTTCAGCAACATAGAACATTTTCAGCAGAATTGCAAAGATGAAATCATCCGTTTGCAGCAAAGCAGCTGCAGAAATGACTGAAAAGCAAGAATATATGAGTGATTTTTTAATTAGTGGTAAATaaaagcacacaaacacaaagtttCTTTTGGAAAACTGATGTATTTGATTATTAGAGTAAAGAATTACAGTATCTTAGTTGTTAGTAGGTATTAAAGTGTAGAGAAACTGGACCCATAAAGATCTTCCAACTTTCCAAGAAAGTGCATGTAACAGTCCAAAGGTTGTCAAAAccatattatatatttatatttagaaaAACACTATCAGTCCGTCCCTCTGCCCGGGACGAGGGACGTCTCGTGTGATCGCTATGTACATTTTTCTCAAGGGGGAGTTTGCATTTCCACGTCTGATGCATGTACAGAAGCCGGATGCCAGTGAGGATGCTGGGACGTAGCAGCAATGTGGAAATCCAGCAGAGAAAAACCAAAAACCTCAAATGATTGGATGGTTCAGACCGAATACTCCCTGGAAATAAAAGTCTCACTTTTAATATCGACAAAACAAAGACAGGAGAAGGAAATATTTATATAAGTAAACAAAAGTGAGAAAGAACAAAACACAGAGAAAGTAAACAACAAAAGGTGACACTAAAGGAAACTCTGAAAACGTAACAAACTTCAATATTTTACCTTCCTTAAATAAAACAAGAGTAAGTGGGGAGAAACAAGGACCTAAAGTCATTTTTGTCCCTTGAATGTCGTCGTTTTATGCCAACAAGAGGAGAGAAACAGTTAGAGCATCTACAGGAGATCAGTGTACATTATTTACAGCAAGTCTGTTTGCTCGTTGCAGGGCTAACGCATCACAGGAACATGGACAGCTCGGTTATAGCTACTACAGACAGAAAATAACTTAATGCCAAGGTAAGGTCATCTAACCAGATCTTCTCAAAAGCACCCAAACACACCGACTCTGGCTTCGGAAAGAAACAAACCCTAACTGTTAATGCTTCCACTTGTTTTTCAAGCAAGATTATAATCACTAATAAATAGGCTCCGTAAAACTATGACATGTACATTGTACAAAAAGAGCAACGTGTCTCCACACGAGAGTTCGTAAAGATTTGTGACGAGCGCAgcagtttgttttgattttatccTCGTCTTGTtctatcctgtgtgtgtgtgtgtttacggaATGCCTAAAGGCATCGTTGTGCGCCCAACAtgagcgcacactcacacacactctctctctctcttaattggtGATAATTTCTTTATTGTCCTCGATGAAGCGCGTGAAGCGGAAGTGGGAACCGTTCTCCGTGTTGGCCATTTTCTCCAGGCCGGCGAGGGCGGCGTTGGGTTCCGTGTTGTGCAGCTTGTCCAGGCTGCCCGTCAGGCCGCCGAGGGGAGAGCTGCCCCCATTCCCCATGCCCCCCGACATGGGAGGGATGCCTCCGTTCTGAATGACCGAGATCTCGTTCGTTTTCATTGCCAGGCCGTTGGAGAAGGCCGCCGCGTACTGGTTCCAAAAACTTGTCGGGTCCCCGTTGCTTGCCCGCGACGCCATGTCCTTCTGGAATATCTCGGGAAACTTGACTGGGTTTGTACCCAGGAAGGCCATGGGACCATCCACGGAGAGCCTGCGACCACGTCTGGCAGGGGCGCTGTTCCACATGTGCGTGCCCATGTGAACctgaaggagagagagaggaacaCATAAGGGGAGGAGAGGGAACAGAGAGAAAAGACAAAGATGGATGAGAATGAGTGTTGTTTACAAAGGTTGGCCACAGGAGCTGCTCATGAGGTGATGCAATGGAAAAAAGAATCATAATGCTAGACGGCATTTAAATAGCTTCACACCCTGGGTGCAGCAGGCTAGTTAGCTGCTTAAGCTGCAAGAGGTACCAGTCTGGTGTGAACATCTTGTTTTGGCATTTAATCTAAACTTTTATTGTCTCGTCTCGCAAGGAGAGCACAGAGCTCGAGACGCGATTACACGGTCCTTTTTCGTTGCTCAAGCCATTATTTTATCCAGCATTTCACCTTTTTCTCTCCTTCATAGTCCGTAAAGACATCCAGA
This genomic window from Nothobranchius furzeri strain GRZ-AD chromosome 9, NfurGRZ-RIMD1, whole genome shotgun sequence contains:
- the LOC129153091 gene encoding uncharacterized protein isoform X2, with the translated sequence MPIFSRIVLTWGKRSGRSTTPSGRRTEVVKDCPAIKDLMERWPSLFSENQIKEEFKRLTTVHLEQTFLSSLDRFTPKLLAMFQKKGGTAGTKIRPMLDSLNEHHVDGRRDIIISCLVEYLGESGEELIKDYKDVNQEAAKEDCNEHLMKVAVIHPSVAQDNQDPVYVCVIIEGLEVLQDCKTVTNACLLLMGVIYAVNLSYPQKLKYTFEAFQKLFLELDSLRMSAKVQSLHKKLLQ
- the LOC129153091 gene encoding uncharacterized protein isoform X3, which codes for MERWPSLFSENQIKEEFKRLTTVHLEQTFLSSLDRFTPKLLAMFQKKGGTAGTKIRPMLDSLNEHHVDGRRDIIISCLVEYLGESGEELIKDYKDVNQEAAKEDCNEHLMKVAVIHPSVAQDNQDPVYVCVIIEGLEVLQDCKTVTNACLLLMGVIYAVNLSYPQKLKYTFEAFQKLFLELDSLRMSAKVQSLHKKLLQ
- the LOC129153091 gene encoding uncharacterized protein isoform X1; translated protein: MLLYLHVTAAKHFVPVNMWSISALSLISPWFSHLFLKDKLLLKSGGKRSGRSTTPSGRRTEVVKDCPAIKDLMERWPSLFSENQIKEEFKRLTTVHLEQTFLSSLDRFTPKLLAMFQKKGGTAGTKIRPMLDSLNEHHVDGRRDIIISCLVEYLGESGEELIKDYKDVNQEAAKEDCNEHLMKVAVIHPSVAQDNQDPVYVCVIIEGLEVLQDCKTVTNACLLLMGVIYAVNLSYPQKLKYTFEAFQKLFLELDSLRMSAKVQSLHKKLLQ